A single Verrucomicrobiaceae bacterium DNA region contains:
- a CDS encoding type II secretion system protein yields MRTKNIRGFTLIELLVVITIIAILASLAVPAYNSVQRQGNQMKGVSNCKQVILSLKQFATKNNSQYPDTVPNPYTGGGTPMNSNDAFRFMIQEQIVTDERIFGCPAGYNPNNDIGSPPTYGQALQINENHWAMTQGMTDTSPGNMPLVYENVASMSWPPMWNASAAGQLKPGRTWPGGQVIIGRNDGSSEVVDLQGKTGMVGPKPQASGLDIFTQATPGQVQQILNPQVMGGGMSDPSMMNQQPFDPNNPLGGGLPGQMPGQLPGQMPGQLPGQLPGQMPGAMPGQLPGALPAPAPAAPPAGALGN; encoded by the coding sequence ATGAGAACAAAAAACATCCGCGGCTTCACGCTCATCGAGCTGCTGGTGGTGATCACCATCATCGCCATCCTCGCGAGCCTCGCCGTCCCCGCATACAACAGCGTCCAGCGTCAGGGCAACCAGATGAAGGGCGTCAGCAACTGCAAGCAGGTCATCCTCTCGCTCAAGCAGTTCGCCACCAAGAACAACAGCCAGTACCCTGATACCGTGCCCAACCCCTACACAGGCGGCGGCACCCCCATGAACTCTAATGACGCCTTCCGCTTCATGATCCAGGAGCAGATCGTCACCGACGAGCGCATCTTCGGCTGCCCAGCCGGTTACAACCCGAACAACGACATCGGCTCCCCTCCAACCTATGGCCAGGCTCTTCAGATCAATGAAAACCATTGGGCCATGACCCAGGGCATGACTGATACCAGCCCCGGCAACATGCCGCTGGTCTATGAAAACGTCGCCTCAATGAGCTGGCCCCCAATGTGGAACGCCAGCGCCGCTGGTCAGCTCAAGCCCGGCCGCACATGGCCAGGCGGACAAGTCATCATCGGCCGCAATGACGGCAGTTCCGAGGTGGTGGACCTTCAGGGCAAAACCGGCATGGTCGGCCCGAAACCCCAGGCCAGCGGACTCGACATCTTCACCCAGGCCACCCCTGGTCAGGTGCAGCAGATCCTCAATCCTCAGGTGATGGGCGGCGGCATGAGCGACCCCAGCATGATGAACCAGCAGCCCTTTGACCCGAACAATCCTCTGGGTGGCGGCCTGCCTGGCCAGATGCCTGGACAGCTCCCAGGTCAAATGCCTGGACAACTCCCTGGTCAGCTCCCCGGCCAAATGCCTGGAGCCATGCCTGGCCAGTTGCCTGGAGCCCTCCCAGCGCCCGCTCCCGCAGCACCGCCTGCTGGTGCCCTCGGCAACTAA
- the dnaN gene encoding DNA polymerase III subunit beta, with product MKFSISKEAFLGAINQVQHVVSSRTTLAILSNVLLKARDGVLELTTTDLDVGVTCTVPAEVSEAGATTLPARRLATIVRELPAEMIEIKVDEKNVASIRSGPSFFKVLGLTSEEFPALPRFDDAREFKIEQQTLRDCLRRTSYAISTDETRYVLNGILFSFKDNALTMVATDGRRLAMIEQEMEFPQSQEGEIIIPTKAVNELSRLLGDSGLVTIKVTGSQVGFDLGDSLLVSKLIDGNYPNYRQVIPGEAKERIPIEREAFLRAISRVSLLASDKSNSVKFIFTSGQVEIVASSPDIGEARETLAINYKGANITIAFNPEFAMAPLRNLSSDEIHLHLIDEISPGVVRSGTNFLYVLMPMRVNG from the coding sequence ATGAAGTTTAGCATCAGCAAAGAAGCCTTTTTGGGGGCTATCAACCAAGTTCAGCACGTCGTCAGCTCCCGCACCACGCTGGCGATCCTCTCCAATGTGCTGCTGAAGGCCCGTGATGGCGTTCTGGAGCTGACCACGACCGATCTGGACGTGGGGGTGACCTGCACCGTCCCGGCGGAGGTTTCTGAGGCCGGCGCTACCACCCTCCCCGCCCGCCGACTCGCCACCATCGTGCGTGAGCTGCCTGCGGAAATGATCGAAATCAAAGTGGATGAGAAAAATGTCGCCTCCATCCGCAGCGGCCCCAGCTTCTTCAAAGTCCTAGGGCTCACCAGTGAGGAATTCCCCGCTCTGCCACGCTTTGATGATGCACGCGAGTTCAAGATCGAACAGCAGACCCTGCGTGACTGCCTGCGCCGCACCAGCTACGCCATCTCGACCGATGAGACACGCTACGTGCTCAATGGCATCCTTTTCAGCTTCAAAGACAATGCACTGACCATGGTCGCCACGGATGGCCGCCGCCTCGCTATGATCGAGCAGGAGATGGAGTTCCCACAGAGCCAGGAAGGTGAAATCATCATCCCGACCAAGGCTGTGAATGAGCTCTCACGCCTGCTGGGAGACAGCGGGCTGGTCACCATCAAGGTCACGGGCTCTCAAGTTGGCTTCGACCTCGGTGATAGCCTGCTCGTCAGCAAGCTCATCGACGGCAATTACCCCAATTACCGCCAAGTCATCCCTGGTGAGGCCAAAGAGCGCATCCCCATCGAGCGCGAGGCCTTCCTGCGTGCCATCTCCCGCGTCAGCCTGCTGGCCTCTGACAAGTCCAACAGCGTGAAATTCATCTTCACGAGCGGCCAAGTCGAAATCGTCGCCTCCTCTCCCGACATCGGTGAAGCCCGCGAGACTCTCGCAATCAACTACAAAGGCGCGAACATCACCATCGCCTTCAATCCTGAGTTCGCCATGGCCCCCCTGCGCAACCTCAGCAGCGACGAGATTCATCTTCATCTCATCGACGAAATCAGCCCTGGAGTCGTCCGCAGTGGCACTAATTTCCTCTACGTGCTCATGCCCATGCGTGTGAATGGCTGA
- the recR gene encoding recombination protein RecR, with protein sequence MSLNYPAPLQRLIAQLKSLPGLGPRSAERLMIWLMQGGKDRVMPLAQTLSTLAECVVACDECGFFIEQGSACMLCHNRKRNRRLLCVVEQAADVLRLERSGAYHGLYHVLGGKLSPLDNITPEDLRIAQLEERAKSLEIEEVILALGSDVEGEATASYLADLLRRSEVTITRLAQGMPAGGALDHVDELTLYQALSGRRKVD encoded by the coding sequence GTGAGCCTCAACTATCCCGCCCCACTCCAGCGCCTCATCGCGCAGCTCAAATCACTCCCCGGTCTCGGGCCACGCAGTGCGGAGCGGCTCATGATCTGGCTGATGCAGGGCGGCAAAGACCGTGTGATGCCGCTCGCACAGACGCTCAGCACCCTGGCGGAGTGTGTGGTCGCCTGCGATGAATGCGGCTTTTTCATCGAGCAAGGCAGCGCCTGCATGCTCTGTCATAATCGCAAGCGTAACCGCCGCCTCCTCTGCGTCGTCGAGCAAGCTGCCGATGTGCTCCGCCTGGAGCGCAGCGGAGCGTATCATGGCCTGTATCACGTCCTCGGTGGTAAACTCAGCCCGCTCGATAACATCACGCCCGAGGACCTCCGCATCGCCCAGCTCGAAGAGCGTGCCAAAAGCCTGGAGATCGAAGAAGTGATCCTCGCACTCGGCTCTGATGTGGAAGGTGAGGCTACCGCCAGCTACCTCGCGGATCTACTCCGCCGAAGCGAGGTGACCATCACCCGCCTGGCCCAAGGCATGCCCGCAGGCGGAGCCCTCGACCATGTGGATGAGCTCACGCTCTACCAAGCTCTCAGCGGCCGCAGAAAAGTCGATTGA
- a CDS encoding uracil-DNA glycosylase has protein sequence MSAATALLRDHLLHRQMKGETHVLLRPGVLAKAFGKHGQTPVQSPPEPETPKKLETAPTAEVRTFREKAPEVTRTRLELLQVSGSTRAEKIASLAAQAENWEPVKKLGSLRQTMVFSVGDPDAKLMLIGEAPGAEEERLREPFVGPAGQKLTGILKAMGLERSQVYISNICKFRPALDNQGSANRAPSPDEMAACLPFVLTEIDIIRPQAIIALGGTAAKGLGFDGSVNRLRGRFQDFHGTPVMITFHPSYILREEKTNGGMLTKRQVWEDMLQVMEKLGMPISEKQRGYFKAK, from the coding sequence ATGTCTGCCGCCACCGCCCTCCTCCGTGACCACCTGCTCCATCGCCAGATGAAAGGCGAGACGCATGTGCTGCTGCGGCCCGGTGTGCTGGCAAAAGCATTCGGAAAACATGGCCAAACACCCGTCCAGAGCCCGCCAGAGCCCGAAACGCCGAAAAAGCTCGAAACGGCTCCCACCGCCGAGGTGCGGACTTTCCGCGAAAAAGCGCCAGAAGTGACCCGCACACGCCTAGAGCTGCTCCAAGTCTCTGGAAGCACTCGTGCGGAAAAAATCGCCTCGCTCGCCGCCCAGGCAGAAAATTGGGAACCGGTGAAAAAGCTCGGTTCGCTGCGCCAGACGATGGTTTTCTCCGTCGGCGACCCAGATGCGAAACTCATGCTCATCGGTGAGGCTCCCGGCGCTGAGGAAGAACGCCTTCGCGAGCCCTTCGTGGGCCCCGCAGGCCAAAAGCTCACCGGAATCCTCAAAGCGATGGGCCTAGAGCGCTCACAGGTCTATATCAGCAACATCTGCAAATTCCGTCCGGCCCTGGACAATCAAGGCAGCGCCAATCGAGCGCCTTCACCGGATGAAATGGCTGCCTGCCTGCCCTTTGTGCTCACGGAGATCGACATCATCCGCCCACAGGCCATCATCGCTCTCGGTGGCACCGCCGCAAAGGGGCTGGGCTTTGACGGCAGCGTCAATCGCCTGAGAGGACGCTTCCAGGACTTCCACGGCACGCCGGTGATGATCACCTTTCATCCCAGCTACATCCTGCGTGAGGAAAAAACCAACGGCGGCATGCTCACCAAGCGCCAAGTGTGGGAGGACATGCTGCAAGTGATGGAAAAGCTCGGCATGCCCATCTCTGAAAAACAACGCGGCTACTTCAAAGCCAAATAG
- a CDS encoding sigma-70 family RNA polymerase sigma factor, which translates to MADEPKIPNEEQILKQLKESGSPPTRKTLIERLDNWDDWASWDEFYRTYSSFVFHVARKAGLSDDEAGDVVQETFIGVAKNLQKKKFDTSLGSFKSFLLNQARWRILDQFRRRKKQQDREANLYAGEEPDDRRTAPIDRCADPNGVALEKLWEKEWQDKIMDIALRRVRALVSPRQFQIFSCYVLKGWSPERVKKELGVNAAQVYLAKHRVGRILKREAAKLAETDGE; encoded by the coding sequence ATGGCCGATGAACCGAAAATCCCCAACGAAGAGCAAATCCTCAAGCAATTGAAGGAGTCGGGCTCACCGCCGACACGCAAGACGCTCATCGAAAGGCTCGATAACTGGGACGATTGGGCCTCCTGGGATGAGTTTTACCGCACCTATTCCAGCTTTGTCTTTCACGTCGCACGCAAGGCAGGCCTCAGTGATGATGAAGCGGGTGATGTGGTGCAAGAAACCTTCATCGGCGTCGCCAAAAACCTGCAAAAGAAGAAATTCGATACCAGCCTCGGTTCCTTCAAATCCTTCCTGCTCAATCAGGCTCGCTGGCGCATCCTCGACCAGTTTCGCCGCCGTAAAAAGCAGCAGGACCGTGAGGCGAACCTCTACGCCGGAGAAGAGCCAGATGACCGCCGCACCGCCCCCATCGATCGCTGTGCTGACCCCAATGGTGTCGCCCTCGAAAAGCTTTGGGAGAAAGAATGGCAGGACAAGATCATGGACATCGCCCTGCGTCGGGTGAGGGCGCTCGTCTCACCGCGTCAGTTCCAAATTTTCTCCTGCTACGTGCTCAAAGGCTGGAGCCCTGAGCGTGTCAAAAAGGAGCTCGGCGTGAATGCCGCCCAAGTCTATCTCGCGAAACACCGAGTGGGCCGCATCTTGAAGCGCGAGGCCGCCAAACTGGCTGAAACAGACGGAGAGTGA
- a CDS encoding SDR family oxidoreductase — protein MSNAESSLATSAPRVLVLGANGGLGRALVRELAHTCFVTAWTRADLDLSQPTQIAARLQTLDFDVLLNPAGLTSPDICELQPELAHRINAEAPGHLAAACQQRGARFIHFSTDYVFSGEGRERWPEDAETLPINEYGRSKLAGERAAAENTDRVLLARVSWLFGPDKPSHPDQIIARALQLSELSAITDKTSAPTFTRDICTWIAGLIHDHPQLSGPLHLCNGGSTSWHGWAEAALEIAQRLGLPVLTTELGSSALTEATFFKAPRPRHTTLDNTRLAQLLGAPPRDWRAALEAYLTAQYGDRSSS, from the coding sequence GTGTCTAATGCGGAATCGTCTCTGGCGACATCTGCGCCCCGTGTCCTCGTTCTCGGTGCGAACGGGGGGCTGGGGCGTGCCCTGGTGCGGGAGCTTGCGCACACCTGCTTTGTCACCGCTTGGACTCGTGCGGACCTAGATCTCTCCCAGCCGACTCAAATAGCCGCCAGGCTCCAAACACTGGATTTTGATGTTTTGCTCAATCCTGCGGGCCTGACGAGCCCAGATATCTGCGAGCTCCAGCCCGAGCTAGCCCACCGTATCAATGCGGAGGCCCCAGGGCACCTGGCGGCGGCCTGTCAGCAGCGCGGGGCACGATTTATCCATTTCAGCACGGATTATGTCTTCAGTGGGGAAGGGCGGGAGCGCTGGCCGGAGGACGCAGAAACGCTGCCGATCAATGAATATGGGCGCAGCAAGCTCGCTGGAGAGCGTGCCGCAGCGGAAAACACAGATCGGGTGCTCCTTGCCCGTGTCTCGTGGCTTTTCGGCCCAGATAAGCCCTCACACCCCGATCAGATCATTGCCCGTGCTTTGCAGTTGAGTGAGTTATCCGCGATCACGGATAAAACCTCCGCCCCGACCTTTACTCGCGATATTTGCACCTGGATCGCAGGCCTGATCCACGATCACCCGCAGCTCTCCGGCCCGCTGCACCTCTGCAACGGCGGCAGCACCTCCTGGCACGGATGGGCAGAGGCCGCGCTGGAGATCGCCCAGAGACTGGGGCTGCCAGTGCTCACGACAGAGCTGGGCAGCAGCGCATTGACCGAGGCCACTTTTTTCAAAGCTCCACGCCCACGCCACACGACGCTGGATAACACACGGCTGGCGCAGCTCCTCGGAGCCCCGCCACGGGACTGGCGAGCGGCGCTGGAGGCTTATCTCACTGCGCAATATGGGGACCGCAGCAGCAGTTAG